The nucleotide sequence AGGTTATCCGCGGCTATTCGATACGCCAACCGGTATCCTTCTCCCTGGACATTACAGGAGCAGAAGTCCCGTAAGCCCTGTTCGATTGTGTCCGCTCGTATATAGGCAGCATGCATCTCCTTTGCCATCAGTTTTGCAAGGCTCGACTTGCCGGCAGCAGGCAAACCGGAGAAGATATATAGAACAGATTTTGTTGCTTTCATTGAACTCCCATTTTATTTCTGTTATATAAAACGCACTTGATCTTCGTAATCAGAACAATCGGTCTCCATGTCGAATGCTTTTCGTGGAAGCTCCTGCCACTGCTCTTATTGTTCCGCACATGACAAGTCACATAATCTCCTTGAAAACCAAGATCAATAATCCAGGACTATTTGAATAGTATCGCTGTTTTCTCTTCAAGTTTATATCCTTGGGATGTATATCTCTGGATAGTATAGATCAATAGCAGGCTTTCACTCTTTGTAAAGGGTCTCGAGAACCTGAGCTTCATCTGCCTGTCACCCGACCATTCAACTTTCACTTCCGGGGTTCTCTTATCGTCATCATAGCTTATTGACTTGCGGATTAAATATTCTGAATTCTCTTCCACCGGGTGCGAAAAATGCACACGTACCTCCGTGCCAATCCTGTCTATGGGAGTCCCCTCAGCCGGTATAACCGAATATGCAAAGGTATTCTCCGTCGATTCCCGGATGATAATCACAGTATTAATAAGATTAAGCGCCAGAACAAAAAAAATAAGAGCCTGCGAAACCCGGTTCTTTTTCCGGACATTCTCCTGTATATCTTCACGATTAAGTATGCGGATTACGGCATCCTCTATCTCTTTTCTCCAGATCAATACCGACACGAGGATTACAAGATACGATAAAAGGTGCAGTGTTTGTCCAAAGTTCCGGAAAAACCCTGCGTTATATACAACGACTTCCACAACCGGTATACCGAAGACATTGAAAACTGCGAAAACAAGCAAGAGTATGGTTCCTGGTTTTTTCAGGATATCCCACCGCTTTCTCTCAACAAGGATAACGAGGACAAAGAGAAACAAGCTGTGATAGCCGAAGCAGATTCCCGACGCACCATGGATCGTCCCTGCAGTACCGTTCATGCGCAGATAGGCAACAAGGGTTGAACCGAAAAAGGTAAGCAGGGTAAGAAAGGCAAAACGGTTTCGCCCGAGTACAATTTCCGCTATTGAGCCGAAAACGAGGATAACAAGAACGTTCCCGATAAGATGCACAAGTAGAAAATCCGGCGAGTGGGTAAATGAGGGCAGTGTAGCCAGATACAGATGGCTCACAGCGGGAAACTGCGCGGTAAGAGTACTGTACACAGCAGAAAGAAAAAACTGCGGCAGTGTTGAAATGAAACAACTCAATGCCAGAAGAAGCGAAATGACAGGGAATCTATTTTTGACCAGCCGATAGTAATAGTTCATGTGTACTTTATTCCTGTTAAAAAATCAGAGTTAAGAAACCATCTGCAGCTGAACATTTATTCCATCCGGCACAATAAATTGCGGGAAAAAAGAGAGGAAAGGCAACGTCAGCTTCGGAGTCAAAAAGATGAAATCCTGAGAATAGCTGCAGAATATGCTGCATGTTGAATTAGATACAAACATCTATCTTCATCTGCGTTGCTGTTTCTGCCAGTTTATTGTCTTTCGTAATCAGCACAGCATCATTTCGTCGTGCCAGTACAGTATAAAACATGTCGTAAATTGAATGATTATACTTTATTCCTTCTCCCAATGCTTCTTTCCATAATTCACCGCCGGCGGTGAAATCATCAACCATGGCTATTCCGTCTTCCGTAAACTGAATACTTTCTTCGTGTGATACAATCTCCGCCCTGTAGCACTTCCATAATACATTGGCGATTTCCGGATGAAACAAGTCGGGTGCAAGTACCCAGGAAGTCTGAGCAAGCTTTTCTTTATACATGGCGCTCCTTTCTTTTAATAATAAGATTTCCACCGCGGCACTGACGTCGATTACGCAAATCATCTGTCGCGATCCTCACGGACCATGGCAACTGCGTCGATTTCTTTGAGTTCTCTGCCGATTTTTCTGGATTCTATTTTTTCAAGGAGCCTTCTTCTTCTTTCCATATTAGATTGCTCCTGCCCCAGACCTTTTTCCAGCAGCACAATCACCTGCTGAGCAATCGATCTGTTTTCTGATCTGGCGACTGAGGCAATTTTCTTATAAATATCTTCCGGACAATCCCTGACCTGCAACAGCGGCATAACTGACCTCCGTGCATACAATCTACAGCCGTTTGTATGCACTGTCAATGATTTTCATCTGAACTAATCTTCCAGCGGTTAAGCTTTGCCTTTAAATAGATTATATATATGATGGATGATATTGAGTGATGATTACAAAGCATCGTAAGCATATTTTCATGCTGCTTGCAGGGTTTATAATTGCAGCCGGCTGGCTCATGGTGAACGGCGGCTGTCAGAGTCCTGCGGCCTCCGCCCCGGAGCCGGATACTGCACCTGCGGAAGACGCGGCTCTTGAGGTTATTCCCCTGGAGGGGCCCATTGTGGTGGCCCTCCAGCCGGGTCACTGGAAGATTGACGAACTCCCGCCGGAAGCACGACGGCGATCGCGAAGTACAGGTGCTGTTCACGGAAATGTCCGGGAGCTCGATATCAATCTGGCGGTGGTGGATGCCCTGGTCCCGCTGCTGAAAGCGGAACACTGGAGTGTAATCCTTGTTCCCGCGACGGTTCCCCCCGGACTGCGGGCCGATGTGTTTCTTTCTATCCACGCCGACTGGGGTGCGGATCCCGCCAGAAGAGGATGGAAGCTCGCGCCTCCCTGGCGTCCGAGCATCGCTTCCAGCGAGATTGCCGAGGCCCTCATGGAATCATTCAGAGCCGAAGAGAGCCTGACAGAAGATGCAGACGGCGTCACCGTCGGCATGCGCGGCTATTTCGGCTTCAGCTCCCATCGCTACCGTCACGCGTCCAGCCCCTACACTCCCGCGGTCCTTGTCGAACTCGGCTTCGTGACCAACACTATTGACCGGGAACTGATGGTAACGCAGCCGGAGTTCTACGCGGGAATAATCCACCGCGGTCTGGAGAAGCACTTTTACACCCGGGGACGTTCCAATGTGGCCTTCCCTGCTCCCCCGTGAGTACGAAAACATGGCAGCGGGATCAGAAGGGGCCCATGTGCGGCATCGGCCGGACCGCTCAAGTGCCGTCGTCCGCAGGCTGGAGGCGGGTGAGTATATCCGGCCGGTTGACGATTCAGAGGGCTGGTACGAAGTAATACTCCGCAATCCCTTCAGGACCGGATGGGTTGACGAAAAGTCGCTGATAAAACGATCTTCCGGTGTTGCCTTTACCGGCCCGGTAGATGAGCATCAGAAAGAAACAATACATTAGACAAACCGTCAGCCATTTTTTTCTTGTACTGTGCTGCCATTTATTTTATGCTGATAGAGTATCCTTCCAGTGAATCGAACAGAATGGGAAGGGAATGTATTTCTGGCAACTTACGGATAAAAACGTGTATCAGTCATTGATCGAAGGAACCAGTAGTAATCTCGGTGAAGCATCTCTTTTCAACACACAAGAAAAGTTAATTCTGATCGTCGAAGATGAGGCAATCATCGCCCTGGCAGAAAAACGAACCCTTGAAAAGGCCGGCTACACTGTCCATGTTGCCAATAACGGGGAACGCGCCATGGAACTTACGGAGACCCTGGAAAAGATCGATCTGATCCTGATGGACATAGACTTGGGGCAAAAACCCGACGGGACTGAAACCGCGGAACAGATTCTTGCCGAACACGAGATACCGATAATGTTCCTTTCAAGCCACACCGAACCGGAGATCGTAGGGCGGACCGAAGGAATTACCTCTTACGGCTATATTGTAAAAAACAGCGGCAATACGGTTTTGCTGGCGTCCATCCGTATGGCTTTTCGGCTGCACAAAGCACGGCAGGCTGTGAAAGAACACATGGAAATGCAGGACCTTATTCTGCGGGTAAGCGAATGCCTGACAGCGACTCGGGGGACCTGCAGGCTATCCTTCAGCTCGCCTCGGACACCATGGCAAAACTCTCCGGACTCAACAGCGGCGCTATCTATTTTCTGGAAGAGGATTTCCTGATCCTCAGAGCAACGACACCCGCCCTTGAAGGGGATCCACCGGAGAAGTTCATCAGGGCCCGGCTCCAGGAGCATCCCCATATCAATGACGCAGTACACAATCATAAGGCGGTCTACATCCGGGATACAGAATCAGAGCCCCTCACCGACGAAGAGCGTTCCATCGCTGAAGCCAGGCAGCTGAAATCTATCCTCTTTGTCCCACTGCTTTCCCAGGAAAGGACCATCGGCGTTTTTATAACAGGCGGAACCAGCCGCCACGTGACATTGAAAAAGGCGGCCATTCTGCTCTGCGAGACTCTTGCCAATATTGCGGCCCTGGCTGCGGCAAACGCTCTGCATACGTCGAAAAACACCGATTAACCCGGACTTCAGGCTTGTATCCCCTCAACCCGGTTTCGCCCCTTCTGCTTAGCCCTGTACAAAGCTTTATCTGTACGGCTCAGCAGGGAATCCGCGGAATCTGATGAAAGAACCTCTGCAACACCAAAGCTGCTGGTTATCTGCTGCTTCTTGAAGAAAATGTGTTCTTCTACAACTGCCCGCAGCTTTTCCGCTATCTTCATTCCCTGCTCAAAATCACAGTTCGGCGTTATAATCAGGAACTCTTCACCGCCCCAACGTCCTATGATATCTGTTTCACGAATACTCTTTTTCAACAGCTCGGCAAAGGATTTTAGGATCTCATCTCCAGTCTGATGCCCAAAGTTGTCGTTAACCTCTTTGAAAAAGTCTATGTCAGTTAAAATAACCGAAAACGCTGTTCCATATCTGACAAATCGGGAAAGTTCCGCGGATAGATCTTCATCAAGGCAGGCTCTGTTATTCAACTGGGTAAGCTTGTCGGTAATTGACAGTTCCTTCAGTTCCCTGTGGGTCTTATCATAAGCCTTGGAGAACTGCAGGACAACAAGAAAAACCGCGATCAGCTGAATAGGTACCTGGATCATGCGGTCAATAAACTGGGAAGTCCGGGAATACTGCATAACCATCCCGGGAAAAAAGTATTCGACATTGAGCAGAAGTAAAAAAACAAGGATCAGCAGACCGATTAGTAAAATACGGGTTCCGCCTTTAAAAAGATATGTTATGGATACGATTAACAGAAAGGAATACCCCATTGCATTGTTGTTACTCCCCCCGGATTCCAGAAATGCATAGGGAAGAAAAACTACGATAAGGAAAAGATAAAAAAAGAGCATACCCCTCCGGGAACCGGTTTTTCGTGAATATACAAGCAGGGAAGCTGCGGCGGCGATAATCAGCAGAATCCATTTTATATT is from Marispirochaeta sp. and encodes:
- a CDS encoding type II toxin-antitoxin system VapC family toxin, coding for MYKEKLAQTSWVLAPDLFHPEIANVLWKCYRAEIVSHEESIQFTEDGIAMVDDFTAGGELWKEALGEGIKYNHSIYDMFYTVLARRNDAVLITKDNKLAETATQMKIDVCI
- a CDS encoding GGDEF domain-containing protein, coding for MRNTPSSSNIEQRLYAIILVFCISLSAIVLIGNSIAGFPLYLNIKWILLIIAAAASLLVYSRKTGSRRGMLFFYLFLIVVFLPYAFLESGGSNNNAMGYSFLLIVSITYLFKGGTRILLIGLLILVFLLLLNVEYFFPGMVMQYSRTSQFIDRMIQVPIQLIAVFLVVLQFSKAYDKTHRELKELSITDKLTQLNNRACLDEDLSAELSRFVRYGTAFSVILTDIDFFKEVNDNFGHQTGDEILKSFAELLKKSIRETDIIGRWGGEEFLIITPNCDFEQGMKIAEKLRAVVEEHIFFKKQQITSSFGVAEVLSSDSADSLLSRTDKALYRAKQKGRNRVEGIQA
- a CDS encoding GAF domain-containing protein: MAKLSGLNSGAIYFLEEDFLILRATTPALEGDPPEKFIRARLQEHPHINDAVHNHKAVYIRDTESEPLTDEERSIAEARQLKSILFVPLLSQERTIGVFITGGTSRHVTLKKAAILLCETLANIAALAAANALHTSKNTD
- a CDS encoding response regulator, which codes for MYFWQLTDKNVYQSLIEGTSSNLGEASLFNTQEKLILIVEDEAIIALAEKRTLEKAGYTVHVANNGERAMELTETLEKIDLILMDIDLGQKPDGTETAEQILAEHEIPIMFLSSHTEPEIVGRTEGITSYGYIVKNSGNTVLLASIRMAFRLHKARQAVKEHMEMQDLILRVSECLTATRGTCRLSFSSPRTPWQNSPDSTAALSIFWKRIS
- a CDS encoding SH3 domain-containing protein encodes the protein MAAGSEGAHVRHRPDRSSAVVRRLEAGEYIRPVDDSEGWYEVILRNPFRTGWVDEKSLIKRSSGVAFTGPVDEHQKETIH
- a CDS encoding rhomboid family intramembrane serine protease translates to MNYYYRLVKNRFPVISLLLALSCFISTLPQFFLSAVYSTLTAQFPAVSHLYLATLPSFTHSPDFLLVHLIGNVLVILVFGSIAEIVLGRNRFAFLTLLTFFGSTLVAYLRMNGTAGTIHGASGICFGYHSLFLFVLVILVERKRWDILKKPGTILLLVFAVFNVFGIPVVEVVVYNAGFFRNFGQTLHLLSYLVILVSVLIWRKEIEDAVIRILNREDIQENVRKKNRVSQALIFFVLALNLINTVIIIRESTENTFAYSVIPAEGTPIDRIGTEVRVHFSHPVEENSEYLIRKSISYDDDKRTPEVKVEWSGDRQMKLRFSRPFTKSESLLLIYTIQRYTSQGYKLEEKTAILFK
- a CDS encoding N-acetylmuramoyl-L-alanine amidase, which produces MITKHRKHIFMLLAGFIIAAGWLMVNGGCQSPAASAPEPDTAPAEDAALEVIPLEGPIVVALQPGHWKIDELPPEARRRSRSTGAVHGNVRELDINLAVVDALVPLLKAEHWSVILVPATVPPGLRADVFLSIHADWGADPARRGWKLAPPWRPSIASSEIAEALMESFRAEESLTEDADGVTVGMRGYFGFSSHRYRHASSPYTPAVLVELGFVTNTIDRELMVTQPEFYAGIIHRGLEKHFYTRGRSNVAFPAPP